Proteins from a genomic interval of Medicago truncatula cultivar Jemalong A17 chromosome 3, MtrunA17r5.0-ANR, whole genome shotgun sequence:
- the LOC25490771 gene encoding calmodulin-binding receptor-like cytoplasmic kinase 2, which translates to MKKPSSPNLHQSNQRRNKIGHKSGSASNTNVTNKHNHEHNHSTMTYFKSVFKSFFTLITKTTSEAVANDSSRNKVRGVTSSTDVSSDSSKSSSKWKSSQSSTPTSTSRSQLGMGNFSFEELYKATGKFSPDNKIGEGAFGIVYKGRLYDGSLVAVKCARKDVQKKHLAEFKNEINTLSKIEHLNLVRWYGYLEHGDDKIIVIEYVNNGTLREHLDGVRGNGLEISERLDIAIDVAHAITYLHMYTDHPIIHRDIKASNILITDSLRAKVADFGFARLAPEDPNATHISTQVKGTAGYLDPDYMRTRQLSEKSDVYSFGVLLVEIMTGRHPVEPKKPLNERVTIKWAMQLLKQGEAVIAMDPRLRRSSASNKAVQKVLKLAFQCLAPVRRLRPSMKNCQEVLWEIRKEFRDRVSSRPPAIGSHHSSDFPQTDSRKNRRKTFGVAGDKRPQFVSA; encoded by the exons ATGAAGAAACCATCAAGCCCAAACTTGCATCAATCTAAccaaagaagaaacaaaattggTCACAAAAGTGGTAGTGCAAGCAATACCAATGTCACAAATAAGCACAATCATGAGCATAATCATAGTACTATGACATATTTCAAGTCTGTTTTCAAAAGCTTTTTTACATTGATAACAAAAACAACCTCAGAAGCTGTTGCAAATGATTCCTCGAGGAATAAAGTCAGAGGAGTAACAT CTTCAACAGATGTATCATCTGATAGTTCTAAGAGTTCATCAAAATGGAAATCTTCTCAATCTTCAACACCAACTAGCACTTCAAGAAGTCAGCTTGGAATGGGAAATTTCTCATTTGAGGAACTTTACAAGGCAACAGGAAAATTCTCTCCAGATAATAAGATTGGTGAAGGTGCTTTTGGAATTGTATATAAGGGAAGGCTTTATGATGGATCTCTTGTGGCTGTAAAGTGTGCCAGGAAG GATGTACAAAAGAAGCATTTGGCTGAGTTCAAGAATGAAATAAACACCTTGTCAAAAATTGAGCATCTGAATCTTGTAAGGTGGTATGGATATTTGGAGCATGGAGATGATAAGATTATTGTTATTGAATATGTAAATAATGGAACTCTCAGGGAACATTTAGATG GTGTGAGGGGAAATGGACTAGAAATCAGTGAGCGTCTAGACATAGCGATTGACGTAGCTCATGCAATTACATACCTTCATATGTACACAG ATCATCCGATCATTCACAGAGACATCAAGGCATCAAATATCTTAATAACAGACAGTCTAAGGGCCAAAGTGGCAGACTTTGGTTTTGCAAGGTTGGCTCCAGAAGACCCTAATGCAACTCATATTTCAACTCAAGTTAAAGGAACAGCCGGTTATTTGGATCCTGATTATATGAGAACACGCCAACTCTCGGAAAAGAGTGATGTTTATTCATTTGGTGTGTTACTTGTTGAAATCATGACAGGAAGACATCCAGTTGAACCAAAGAAACCCCTCAATGAGAGAGTTACAATTAAATGG GCAATGCAGTTGTTAAAACAAGGAGAAGCTGTGATTGCAATGGATCCAAGGCTTAGGAGAAGTTCAGCCTCAAACAAAGCTGTACAAAAGGTTCTCAAGCTTGCTTTCCAGTGTCTTGCACCTGTGAGACGATTGCGTCCATCGATGAAGAATTGTCAAGAGGTTCTATGGGAAATACGGAAAGAGTTTAGAGACAGAGTCTCTTCTCGTCCTCCTGCCATTGGTTCTCACCATTCTTCAGACTTTCCTCAGACAGATTCTAGAAAGAATAGACGTAAGACATTTGGTGTTGCAGGCGATAAGAGACCTCAATTTGTCTCGGCATAA
- the LOC25490772 gene encoding uncharacterized protein → MSGRGKGGKGLGKGGAKRHRKVLRDNIQGITKPAIRRLARRGGVKRISGLIYEETRGVLKIFLENVIRDAVTYTEHARRKTVTAMDVVYALKRQGRTLYGFGGTVDKLKSNDTEENTKFSFPLLLHPHPARFQLPYINTQIPFHLSHTHSISNSNPNFSNFLAKMSGRGKGGKGLGKGGAKRHRKVLRDNIQGITKPAIRRLARRGGVKRISGLIYEETRGVLKIFLENVIRDAVTYTEHARRKTVTAMDVVYALKRQGRTLYGFGG, encoded by the exons ATGTCAGGTCGTGGTAAGGGAGGTAAGGGACTCGGAAAGGGAGGTGCAAAGAGGCATAGAAAGGTTCTTCGTGATAACATCCAGGGTATCACCAAGCCTGCTATTCGTCGATTGGCAAGAAGAGGTGGTGTTAAGAGAATCAGTGGTTTGATCTATGAAGAAACCAGAGGTGTCTTGAAGATCTTCTTGGAGAATGTCATTCGTGATGCTGTGACATACACTGAGCACGCAAGGAGGAAGACAGTGACAGCCATGGATGTTGTCTATGCTTTGAAGAGACAGGGAAGAACCCTCTATGGATTTGGAGGT ACCGTCGATAAGTTGAAATCCAACGACACagaagaaaacacaaaattcagtttccctcttcttcttcatcctcaTCCCGCTCGCTTCCAATTACCATACATAAATACTCAGATCCCCTTTCATCTTTCTCACACACATTCAATTTCAaactcaaaccctaatttctcaaATTTTCTCGCGAAAATGTCTGGCCGTGGAAAGGGAGGTAAGGGATTGGGAAAGGGAGGTGCAAAGAGGCATAGGAAAGTTCTTCGTGATAACATCCAGGGTATCACCAAGCCTGCAATTCGTCGATTGGCAAGAAGAGGTGGTGTGAAGAGAATCAGCGGTTTGATCTATGAAGAAACCAGAGGTGTCTTGAAGATCTTCTTAGAGAATGTCATTCGTGATGCTGTGACATACACTGAGCACGCTAGGAGGAAGACAGTGACAGCCATGGATGTCGTCTATGCTTTGAAGAGGCAGGGAAGAACCCTCTATGGATTCGGAGGTTGA